TTCTTTCTTCGGGTGAGCAAATTGCGGTATCCCAGCTGGCCAGTGCCGGAGGAAGGTTCGCCCCTGCGTATCAGGGTTATGAGCTGTATTGCGAAACCTGCGATTTTTGAATGACGGATTCCATATTCAATTTAGAACAACAAAACAGCTCCGTAGACGCCAAGATTGTAGCGGGGCTGGAACGGGTGGGGGAAGTATTTCGGGTGTTGCTCTGGCAACAAAGTCGGGATACCGGACTCAGTCCTATTCAGATTCAAGTACTGCTTTTCCTGGCTTTCCACGAACCTACGCAATGCAAAGTTGGGTATCTGGCGAAGGAATTTAACCTGACCAAGCCCACCATTAGCGATGCCGTAAAAGTATTGGTTCAGAAGGCTCTGGTCGATCGCATTACGGACCCTCTGGACAGTCGAAGTCACCATCTAGAACTGACGCCCGCCGGAAAGCAAATGGTCGATCAGACCAGTTCGTTTGCCGACGTTCTGCACGGATTAGTGCAGTCATTCGGGCAGGAACAGAAAACGATCCTGTACGAAAGTCTATTCAAGCTCATCTTTGAGCTTACGCAACGCGGCTTAATCCAGGTTCAGCGTATGTGCAAAACCTGCCGTCACTACCGGTTTGATGGGCAGATTCATTATTGCGGTTTACTACAAATTCCGCTGGAAGCCGGGCTGTTACGGCTGGATTGCCCCGAGCACGAGCAGGTGCTTTAATCCATCCTTTCGTTTCATTAACGCGTATGAAGTCCTGCTTTCACTTCGGTAATTGAACCGTGATTTCTCCGTGGAGCTGATCCCGGCTCGCTTTGAGTTTTTGATCCACCCAGATGCAAAGCTTACTTTGATTACCCGGCGTGGCTGAATCCCAGTCTTTTTTCCAGATGATATCCACATCGTGCCCGTGGTAGCGGATATTACCCAGGTAGAAATAGTCCCACTGCTGCTCGGGTACCAAAGGAGACACGGAAAACTGATCTTCATGAAAGGAGGTAAACCCAATCAGGTCTTCGATGATAATATCCGGAAATGTGGAGTGGAAGTAATCGGACTCGCCGCCGAACGTCTTCCCGTTACTCGGAATGTACCATTCGCCAATGTTCAGTTCTTTCGTACCATGCATCCGGGCGAGCTTCTCGATGTAGTCGTACAAGAGTTGTTTCTGGGCGGCCGAACTATTTCCCTGATACGATCGCAGGTAGTTGGCGTATCCTTTATACACGACTGAATTTTCAAAAGGCCAGCCCCGGCCGTTCCAGGCATAGGCCTGTTCGTTGTAGTAGGGATGTTGCTGTTCCGCCGTCGTCATACCCGCCGCATTGTAAAAGCCTTTCTGCGAAGCAAACAGGTCCCAGGCTTTCGCGTAGGTCTGGTAGTTCTGCTTTGGTATCAACTGAAAATACCAGGGCGTGTATCCCACCGACTCCCGTACCCGGGCCTCAAAATCGCCGACACCAAAGGCATTGTCTCCGGCACTCAGCGTATTGAAAAATTGATCCTGCGTGTTCCAGAGCACATTCAGTACCTTTTGTTGAAGGGCCTGAGCTTTGGCTGCATACTTCTCTGCTTTCGTATGCTTGTTTGTATACCGGACCTGATCCCATCGGTACAGATCAGCCAGCGACTTGAGGTTGCCGTAAGCATAACTATTCACGGAAGGCCGGACCAGATAATAGTCCGGATACCCTTTCCGGAAAGCCGTAGGATAGTCTTTGGCCTGTTGCGATTGAGCGGCATTACCGGTCGTTTCCCAACCCAGGTAGTATTTCCGCCAGTTGTCTTTTGTATACAGGCTATACGGCCCCTGACTTTCAATCAGACCCAGAACGGCCGAAAGGCTGAATTCCATGCCATCGTACAGATCGAGTATTTTGTACATGCCCGCCGTTTTGGCTTGGGGCCTGTGCACCGTAAACAAGGAATCCCAGACCTGCTGATGCTTTTCCATTGCGGGCAATACCGCGTGTAGCCATTGCGGATCGGGATGAATTTTCTGAAAAGCCTCCACGCCGTTCACCATCCAGCTCGAAAAATGGTGGCTTTCCGGTCGACTCAGATACGTCAGGAAATTTCCGTTCTCCCGCTGCGGTAGCCGGGAAGCCGAGCCCCGCATGAAATAATCCGCGTAGGACTTGAGAAAGGTATCATCCCGCAGCCAGCGTACGTCATAAAACTGATGCCCGGCGGGACAGGTAATGGCTCCGCTGAGGGAAGCCCAGGGTTTCACGCCGAAAAACTCGGTCACCACCCAGTATTTTTTGTGGTCTTCGGGATCGTCGTATTCTTTCAGGTGTTTGCTAATCATCCACCAGCGGTAATTATAAACCTTGGTCAGACTGTCAGCGGAGCTACGAAACAAAGGCACGTTTTCCAGTAAAAACGCTTTATTGTTACCAGCGTTAAAGGGGCCATCGGACGCCGGACGATTGGCATATTGGTTGAACTCATCCACGTGAGCGGACAAGGTTTGTTTGGAGGCATCTTTTAATCGCTGTAATTCACGGGTATACAAGGTTGATTTTTGACTGGTACAGGCCGTCAGGAGAAGCCAGCCCAGCCAACAAACCCCGGAGAAATAGCGACGTAGGAATGGAAGGAGTCGAGGTTGATTCATCGTTGGTTTATGAGGTTAGGCCCAAAGGCTGGTCTAAGGTAGTAGCGGAAAACGGAAGGTTTCAACTCTTGAAGCTTCAAAAAAGGATTTTGACCTTATTTTATCCGGTGAGAAACGCGTATTTCTTGATCTTAGGTAAGGAACGGACCATCATAAAACGGAGTTACCTCTCTAAAGAATAGTGAGCAGGTAAGGCATGCGGTTGCCCGTTTTCTGGCGGGTCAACAAAGGCTTAAATAGCCCTATTGATCCGAATTAGTGGATTAACCGTTGCCTTATTCATGTTTTTTCACGAAGAAACGCTTATATCACGCTACCTTTGCGGGTAAGTACCGAGCTTATATCACAAGACTCCCATCATGATTTATTTCTTTTCTGCGGATCGGGTTACTGTTTATGCAGTGGAAACCCAGCAGTCTCTTACGGATTCGGACCTTTCTAAGTTAAGCTGGCTGTTTGGCGATGCCCCCGTCCTTGCTGAAACCACCCTGAGCCAGGTGTTTACGGGTCCCCGGGCGGCCATGATTACCCCCTGGAGTACCAACGCGGTAGAGATTACCCAGAATATGAATATTCAGGGCATCAGCCGAATTGAAGAATTTACGCAGGTAGAAGCGGACTTCACGGACTTTGATCCGATGGTTTCGCAAAAATACACGGAGCTGAATCAGGCTATTTTCACGATTGATATTACGCCTGAACCCATTCTGGAACTCGACGATATTGCCGCCTACAACCAGCAGGAAGGCCTTTCGCTGAATGAAGATGAGGTAGCGTACCTGAATGATTTGTCCCAAAAAATCGGTCGCAAGCTTACTGATGCGGAAGTTTTTGGCTTTTCGCAGGTAAACTCCGAGCACTGCCGTCACAAAATCTTCAATGGTACCTTCGTCATCGACGGTGAAGCTCAGCCGACGTCGCTGTTCAAACTGATTCGCAAAACATCGGAAACGAACCCCAACGGGATCGTTTCTGCGTATAAAGATAACGTGGCCTTCCTCAAAGGCCCCCGCGTGCAGCAATTTGCTCCCAAGCGGCCCGACGTACCCGAATTTTATCAGGTCAGCGAGTTCGACTCGGTGATTTCGATCAAAGCGGAGACGCATAACTTCCCTACCACGGTGGAACCCTTCAGTGGAGCCGCAACGGGTTCGGGTGGCGAAATCCGCGACCGTCTGGCCGGGGGTCAAGGTTCCATTCCGCTGGCGGGTACGGCGGTGTACATGACCGCCCTGTCGCGTCTGGAACAGGATCGCCCCTGGGAAAAAGCCGTGGCCGAACGCAAGTGGTTGTATCAAACGCCGATGGACATCCTGATCAAAGCGTCCAACGGAGCTACGGATTTCGGTAATAAATTCGGTCAGCCGCTGATCACGGGTTCGGTCTTAACCTTCGAACACGAGGAAGAAGGCCGCACGCTGGGTTACGACAAAGTCATTATGCAGGCCGGTGGTATCGGCTATGGCAAAGCCGAACAGGCGAAAAAACACGAACCCAAACCGGGCGACCAGATTGTGGTGATGGGTGGGGATAACTACCGCATCGGATTGGGTGGAGCGGCCGTATCTTCGGCCGATACGGGTAAGTTCGGTTCGGGTATTGAGCTTAACGCCGTACAACGTTCGAACCCCGAAATGCAGAAACGCGTGGCGAACGCCGTGCGTGGCCTGGTGGAAAGCGATCAGAACCCCATCGTATCGATTCACGATCACGGTGCGGGTGGTCACCTGAACTGTCTGTCCGAACTCATCGAAGAAACCGGAGGATCAATCGACCTGGATAAACTGCCCGTGGGTGACCCTACCCTTTCGGCCAAGGAAATCATCGGCAACGAATCGCAGGAACGCATGGGTCTGGTCATTGGTACCGAAGACCTGGAAACACTGCAACGCATTGCTGACCGCGAGCGGGCTCCTATGTACGCCGTGGGCGAAGTAACGGCCGATCATCGCTTTACGATTGCTTCCCACACGACCGATTCCAAACCCATGGATCTGGCACTGGCCGATATGTTTGGCAGTGCTCCCAAGACGGTCATGAACGATACCCGTCTGGAACGTACCTACCAGCCCGTCAGCTATGACGTAAACCAGCTGGAAACGTATTTGGAAGCGGTACTGCAACTGGAAGCCGTCGCTTGTAAAGACTGGCTGACCAACAAGGTCGACCGTTGCGTAGGTGGCCGCGTAGCCAAGCAACAAAACGTCGGACCACTGCACCTGCCCCTGAATAACGTGGGTGTCATGGCACTGGATTTCCAGGGGAAAGACGGGATTGCCACTTCCATTGGTCACGCTCCGATTTCCGCTCTGATTGATCCGGCAGCGGGTAGTCGGAATGCCATTGCCGAATCGCTTTCGAATCTCGTCTGGGCACCGCTCGAAGAAGGATTGAAAAGCGTCTCGCTTTCGGCCAACTGGATGTGGGCCAGCAAAAATCCCGGCGAAGACGCTCGTCTGTATCAAGCCGTGCAGGCCTGTTCGGATTTTGCAATTAGCCTGGGTATCAATATCCCTACGGGTAAGGATTCCTTGTCGATGAAACAAAAGTATCCCGACAAAGACGTTATTGCCCCCGGAACGGTCATTATCTCGGCGGCGGGTCCCTGCGATAATGTACGCGGTGTTGTGGAACCCGTATTACAGAAGGACGGTGGATCTATTTACT
This region of Siphonobacter curvatus genomic DNA includes:
- a CDS encoding MarR family winged helix-turn-helix transcriptional regulator — encoded protein: MTDSIFNLEQQNSSVDAKIVAGLERVGEVFRVLLWQQSRDTGLSPIQIQVLLFLAFHEPTQCKVGYLAKEFNLTKPTISDAVKVLVQKALVDRITDPLDSRSHHLELTPAGKQMVDQTSSFADVLHGLVQSFGQEQKTILYESLFKLIFELTQRGLIQVQRMCKTCRHYRFDGQIHYCGLLQIPLEAGLLRLDCPEHEQVL
- a CDS encoding MGH1-like glycoside hydrolase domain-containing protein gives rise to the protein MNQPRLLPFLRRYFSGVCWLGWLLLTACTSQKSTLYTRELQRLKDASKQTLSAHVDEFNQYANRPASDGPFNAGNNKAFLLENVPLFRSSADSLTKVYNYRWWMISKHLKEYDDPEDHKKYWVVTEFFGVKPWASLSGAITCPAGHQFYDVRWLRDDTFLKSYADYFMRGSASRLPQRENGNFLTYLSRPESHHFSSWMVNGVEAFQKIHPDPQWLHAVLPAMEKHQQVWDSLFTVHRPQAKTAGMYKILDLYDGMEFSLSAVLGLIESQGPYSLYTKDNWRKYYLGWETTGNAAQSQQAKDYPTAFRKGYPDYYLVRPSVNSYAYGNLKSLADLYRWDQVRYTNKHTKAEKYAAKAQALQQKVLNVLWNTQDQFFNTLSAGDNAFGVGDFEARVRESVGYTPWYFQLIPKQNYQTYAKAWDLFASQKGFYNAAGMTTAEQQHPYYNEQAYAWNGRGWPFENSVVYKGYANYLRSYQGNSSAAQKQLLYDYIEKLARMHGTKELNIGEWYIPSNGKTFGGESDYFHSTFPDIIIEDLIGFTSFHEDQFSVSPLVPEQQWDYFYLGNIRYHGHDVDIIWKKDWDSATPGNQSKLCIWVDQKLKASRDQLHGEITVQLPK
- the purL gene encoding phosphoribosylformylglycinamidine synthase produces the protein MIYFFSADRVTVYAVETQQSLTDSDLSKLSWLFGDAPVLAETTLSQVFTGPRAAMITPWSTNAVEITQNMNIQGISRIEEFTQVEADFTDFDPMVSQKYTELNQAIFTIDITPEPILELDDIAAYNQQEGLSLNEDEVAYLNDLSQKIGRKLTDAEVFGFSQVNSEHCRHKIFNGTFVIDGEAQPTSLFKLIRKTSETNPNGIVSAYKDNVAFLKGPRVQQFAPKRPDVPEFYQVSEFDSVISIKAETHNFPTTVEPFSGAATGSGGEIRDRLAGGQGSIPLAGTAVYMTALSRLEQDRPWEKAVAERKWLYQTPMDILIKASNGATDFGNKFGQPLITGSVLTFEHEEEGRTLGYDKVIMQAGGIGYGKAEQAKKHEPKPGDQIVVMGGDNYRIGLGGAAVSSADTGKFGSGIELNAVQRSNPEMQKRVANAVRGLVESDQNPIVSIHDHGAGGHLNCLSELIEETGGSIDLDKLPVGDPTLSAKEIIGNESQERMGLVIGTEDLETLQRIADRERAPMYAVGEVTADHRFTIASHTTDSKPMDLALADMFGSAPKTVMNDTRLERTYQPVSYDVNQLETYLEAVLQLEAVACKDWLTNKVDRCVGGRVAKQQNVGPLHLPLNNVGVMALDFQGKDGIATSIGHAPISALIDPAAGSRNAIAESLSNLVWAPLEEGLKSVSLSANWMWASKNPGEDARLYQAVQACSDFAISLGINIPTGKDSLSMKQKYPDKDVIAPGTVIISAAGPCDNVRGVVEPVLQKDGGSIYYINLSGDQYKLGGSSLAQVLNRIGNETPDVVDAEAFKTAFNTIQELIKAGKIQAGHDVGSGGLITTLLELCFADRNLGATLDLSSLGEQDSVAKLFAENISIVFQADASVEAILQEKGVAFHKLGEVISQPTLTIKDQQATYTLDIDHLRDVWFKTSYLLDQKQSGPKLAKERYENYKNHVLQYSFPTHFTGQKPEAGAFRPKAAVLREKGSNSERELANALYMAGFDVKDVHMTDLISGRETLEDIQFLGAVGGFSNSDVLGSAKGWAGAFLYNEKAKQAIEQFFGREDTLSVGICNGCQLFIELGLINPEHAEKPKMRHNDSHKHESLFTTVTIQENNSVMLSSLAGSTLGVWISHGEGRFEMPYAESEYHIAAKYAYETYPASPNGSSFHTAMMSDQTGRHLVMMPHAERSALQWQWPYYPAGRTDEVSPWMEAFVNARNWLLNHK